cttttagaaGACCTACAATCAGGTGTTTCATTTTATTGGTCACTTATTTTCCTTATTGCTGACTGACATTATTAAGAATCCTGTTTCATATATTCTAACCCTATTGTTAGAGAACCCGTCTTTATGCTTTGGTCAAAACACACGTAGAAAACAAAGCGAACCGATGACAGCTGATTTAACTAGCAAAAGCATCAGCACTTGCTGGAAACTGTGACCAGGCTAATTGTAAGGGCATTTTAATCAGtcatgttggcaagaatgtggcaATGGTCTGTCTCTTTTAGTCACAAGTTCGTTTTTGGAGGGGGGCCAGACACTACTGGAAGAACATTCACTGGAATTGGTTTATCTTTTACCAATTTGAGGGCCTCCTACATGCTCAGCAGTGGGCTGAGTGCTGGGTATTATAAAGATAAATGACTTGAAATTAGTTACAAGACATATACATAAGCAATTACAATGTGGGATAGGAAGTGCTGAGAAtcataagaataataaaacatgGCCCCATGGGGATTTTGGAAGAGAGGGAGACTTGGCTTCTTTAAGCAACTGGTATGACAGCCCCTTTGTGGAATACAGacaagcagaattttttttttccctggcaGCCAACCCTCATTTGCTTTTTTCCCATGGGACTagtattaatatttatgtaactCAGGTTACTGTCTCTTGTACTATCCTTTTGGACAGAATGGCAACCTGTGGGTTGGTTAACTGCACTTTTacggagggcggggggggggggagctgacCTGCTTCAACTGCTGTACCAGTCAGTGCTATTTAAGAACTCAGAGTCAGCCTGGCCTCTGGAGATCTTCTTCATCATTTCTATCAAGGATCTGGATGAAGAGACTATACAAGAAGTTGCTCAGTGGAGTAGAAAAAGGATCTCATCCATTCAGTTCCTGCTGTACTTTAGCTGCCTTGTCCATACAATGTAGATTTCATATCttgcctacctcacagggttgttgtaaggTTCAAATTAAATATAATGGATGAAAAGCGCCTTGTAAATTGTAAAAGACTACACATGGGTCACATGGTGTAATGCCAAATCTGTAAATGCCACAAAGTTGGCTGGTTAGTGGACTATATTGaaacaaacttgaaaagaacAACTTGGAGTACCCAAAATTCTGGGCCTGCACCAACAAGCTGAAGTGTCAAGTCTTAtgtttaggttaaaaaaaaaaaaaatgcagtaataCAAGTCTAGGCACTAGGATTGCTGACAAAATACTAGTTCTAGTGATTATCAGTATGAGCCACATATACTCtggatatatatattaaaaaaatccattctgtaAAGCATAATAGAAGTATTGTCCAGATGCTAAACAGTCATCCTGACGGCTGTATTGGTCATTTTGCATTGTGGGTGCCAGACATTTGGTAGATGTTGACAAACTCACATGCATGTAAAAGACAGTGAGCGATCAATAGAGAGAGGGCATTTGAAAATATAAGGTTGTGCTGCCCAGTATGGGAGCCGCTAGCCACATCTGgcaattaaagttaaaaaaaaaaattcagttcctcacagTAGCAACATTTCGAATGCTCAGGCCACACTGGCTTCTACATCGTTGCAGAACATTTCTATCCTCACAGAAAGTTCTATCGGACATCACCATAGAAGCGATGGTCGAAAGAACAGAGTACGTTTTATGTGGGACAGAGAAGATTTAGTGGATAATGAAGACTGCAATCTAATATTTGAATGGCTGTCATGAAAAAGATGAAGACTACTCCTGTGATCCATTTTAAGCTCCAAGGAATGTGATTTTTGGTCTGAATAGGAGACTTGCAAACAAAATCCTACCTCAGTGGAAGCGGCTGCCTTTTGAGATAGTGAGCTCTCCTCCCTTGGAACTATTGAGGTGCATGTTGCATTATCAACAGCCACAGGTGTCATAGGGTGGATTCTCTTTAGGCGAGAGATTGGACTAGATGACTTCTAAGGATGTGTCTGTCCTACCTTCCACTTACAGATTCAGACGTAGCCAAGTCCCAGACTTACAAGAACATGCTTTCCTTTCACAATCTAGAAGTTCGTTTCTTTGGAAGTTCagtgccaccaccaccacctccatttTAAGAGGATCTTGGTTCGTCAAATTTCCAATTCTAACTCCTGACAAGGATGAAAATTCCTCTAGCTATCTCAAACGTATTTGGTGAAAGCATTGGCTTTAATTTGCTTTCATTATTCATTCCTTTGGTTTGTGAACTGAAGGTCATAGAAGATGCAATGTtctattgggggtggggggggtaaaTTACATGAAAAGTAGACTGActaggtgggaaggagggaaaattGAGTCCTATTGAGTTTAAAGTGGTGGTGGTATCCACTGTCTGTTTTGCTGAAGGAGGATAAGCAGTTCTAGCTTGGCTGCATTTGCTCTCCTCTCAGGATCCCGCTACCTGCTAGAAGGAACTGCATCACACCCATGACTCTGCCTTTGGTTGAGGCTTTACCCTCACTCAGACTGGCTCCTCCTCCCTACCTACCAGATCCATCCATCTAGACCTGCTGAGACACCACCTCCTTACAGACTTTCTCACCCTCCCAACTCCCGAACATTGTTATCTTCACCTTTGACCTTTCCATTTCATACCTCGTACCGAAGCTACTTACGCAGAGATCCGATCTCTATCAATCTTCGAGCAACTTGAGGGCGGGCAGGGTCCGAGTCGGTTTCAGTTTTGTGTCCCTTGTCCCCCCAGGGCATCGCGGGCATCAATAAATACTGGTCGGGCGAGTACCATTGTAGGAGCACAACTAGTTCTTCCCCCAAATGCCCAGAGAGCATCTCCCGTTGCGATGGCCTCCAGAGCTCCTAAGAAGGCAGGGGAACGGCGAGGAGCACCGCGCGTGGCTGGGCAGGACCGGGGTGCTCGCTAGGGCGGAGGGCAGAGGGCTCGGCCGGCCGGGCCACCCTCCTCGtgactcctcctcccccctccacgGCTCCAAGTCAGGTGATTCCGGGCACGTGACGGGCACCACCTACCCTGCTGCTCCCGAGTGGCAGCTCGGGTGGCCAATGAGGGGCTGGGTCTCGGCGCGGAGCCTATGAGAGCCGGGTTCCAGGGGGCGGGCCGCGCGGCGGTGGCGGCtgccgggggcggcggcggcggcggcggagtgGGGAGGCGGCGGCCTGgcttggcctggcctggcctgtcagggcgcgggcggcggcggctccaGCACCATGTCCCTGCAGTACGGGGCGGAGGAGACGCCCCTGGCCGGCAGTTACGGCGCGGCGGATTCGTTCCCGAAGGACTTCGGCTACGgcgtggaggaggaggaagaggaggcggCAGCCGCGGCCGgtggggttggggcgggggcCGGCGGAGGCTGTGGCCCAGGGGgcgctgacagctccaagccgaGGATTCTGCTCATGGGACTCCGGCGCAGCGGCAAGTCCTCCATCCAGAAGGTGAGTGGGGCCGCGCCGGGTCCCCCAgggcctctctccccctcccggGGGCTCGGGTGGCcgccgggcgggggtggggggccccgAGGAGGGCGGCGGCCGGGCTGGCCGGTGGGGCTACCCCACCGCGCGTTTTCTTGTCTTCTGGGGAGCGGGGCCAGAGGCACGGCCCGCGTAGGACCCCGACCTGGGAGTCCACGCCCAAGTCAGCTGAGGCCGAGCGGGTCCCTGAAAGCGAGACTggctggagggaggcaggtgccGGTGCCACCACCCGGGACCTCCGCCCCCTGGGACCCAGCCCCTGAGTGCTTTTCCGAAACTGGGACGTACACTCCGGTCCCAACTTGGAGAACTTGTCTGACTCCCTCCCCTACCCGGTTTTTGTGTATTCCTCTCACTTCAGGTGGCCTGAGTTTGCAGGGCTTCCCAGGTGAGCCCCAGGGAGCAGCGTCTGGAAGAGCTGTGACTAAGTCACTGGCCATTTTAATGCTTGCTCTTCTTACTACTACGAAGGAGAATTTAACTTTCCTGGGGCTCGGGGGCTGTTATTCCTCCAATTTTAGTACTGGTGGCCAGGCGAGTGTAGTTACTCGTGAAGTCCTCCCGTATGTGTGCCGATACAAAAATCTTCTGAGACCTCGAGAGTATTTGCAGACCTAGGTCAGCCCATTTGCTTTCACTTTGGGTCTGCCAGGAACAGATGGAGGGCTAGACCCTTCTTAGTAAGGGGGAAATTGAGGCAAGATTGACCACCTCCcctagccacccccccccccccccccccccccccacacacacaacacacaagtGAGCTGGTATTAAAACGCCAGATACCCGGTCTGTTGCCCTTTCCAGTCTGTTGCAAAGGTCTGTCCACAATAAATCTGTGATATTTTGTAAACGTGATGGCTTTAAAAAGTAGCCTTCTTCCGAAATTACTGGATTACTGTGTTGTGTTTACTTCCCAATTTACTGGATTGCTGGGTTTTATTTATCATCTCACTTATTGTAGCAAAATTTGAGTACGTTTATGGTAGGGCTTTAGCAAACTGCACTTCATTCTTCTCAGTTGTTACTCATTGACTAGACCTTGGGAGTAACCacctattttccttttctagaaagtGACAGGGACAAATTAGCTTTATGTTAGAATTGTATGGATTGTGATTATCCTGATTCTCAATCATTACCtttactatttcttctttcatgggAGCTGTTTTTCCTTGTCACCTCCCCTCCACCCATGTATCACTATTTCCCCCCATATATCACTTTCTACTTGGTATAATTActgtctgttttatttcttccacaaGACTGCAAACTCAGTGAAGACAGAGTCTAGTCAGTTACATTTCTAATAATTTCCCAGAGCCTGATATAGGCATCCCAGTAAGTTTTCAATGAACAAAAATCTTAAACTTTAGCTGTAAGTGTTTGTAATCTTAAAGCAGATTTTGGCAGAATTAATAAgtttaacagaaaacaaaactaacacGAGAGACATTGCTACAACTAGGATTGAATATGGCGCAGAgaaaatagcagaaaactttaGCTCCAAAATAGGCCTGATGGAAAGTAATTTGGTGTCTTCTCATCTCTCAGAAGCCAAAGGGTAGTGAGTACTGATGGATACACCATTcacttttttatctctttaaacatttttgctGTAGGATCACGTTTTTTATATGTGAATTCAGAGTGGAACTTTGACCTTGAAATACAAAGTTGAATAGttataaaattatcttctttcttttaacagGTGGTGTTTCATAAAATGTCACCCAACGAGACCCTCTTTTTGGAAAGTACCAACAAGATCTATAAAGATGACATTTCCAATAGCTCCTTTGTGAATTTCCAGATCTGGGATTTTCCTGGGCAAATGGACTTTTTTGACCCAACTTTTGACTACGAGATGATCTTCAGGGGAACCGGAGCGTTGATATATGTCATTGATGCACAGGTAGTTAGGAATAAtgatgtttacttcttttttctgctGTCAAAAGATGTAGAAACAAAGGAAAgttgtttatcttcttttatcATGTGCTTCTTGCTGCTTATTTCTTTGCCTGTAGAAGTCTTTGCGGTACGAGAGATGCAGCCACAGAGGTGTGTTGGGAGCAGGCATGCCATTGTGCGAGTGCAGAATAAGAGGTGATTAGGAGATAGTGgcttatttattatctttgagtTCCAGTTAATGAGCAGGTTTCCACTTTTATTTGTTCGTAGTGGATATTGCTGTACTTCATTAACTATCATAATAGTGATGTCACTCACTGGAAAAATCTCCTCTTTGCCCTTAATATAAGGAGGACGAGGAGAACTGAGTAAATATTAAAGTGACTGGTTTCCTTGGCTGTCCAAATTGGGTTTAgctcaacaagcatttattgagggcCTAGCACGTGAAAGGCACTGAGAAGGATGGGACATGTCCCTGTCTTTAAGAAGCTTACTTTATATAAGCTTAAACATCAGTCGGGAATGCTTTCTGAGTGACAGGCTCTGTAATGGATGCTTCCACATACCTGGTCcaatttaatttattcttcacGATATCGTGAGGTAGGTATGGTAAGGCcaatttttatgaagaaaactCAGATCACAAGTTTAAGCAACCTGCTTAAAGTCACACatctaataaatggcagagctgggattacttttaaaaaattctcttggGAAGACATGTCCATTTCCTTATAttaccaatatataaaaattgcaAGCTTTAACTtggtaattacatttttttatctgGAGAGTTTAAAGATTTAGAGAGATTAAAGTATGTTAGTGTATTTGAATGTTTTGAGTATTTGTGAATAATTAGGATAATATATTTTCTATGGTTGGGGAAAGAGGTGGTTTGAGGCTTTCTTAACTCGTTACTGACTTttacaagatttctttttaaaaaaatattttgttctgaCTTACAGGATGACTACATGGAGGCTTTAACAAGACTTCACATTACTGTTTCTAAAGCCTACAAAGTTAACCCTGACATGAATTTTGAGGTTTTTATTCACAAAGTTGATGGTCTGTCTGATGATCACAAAATAGAAACACAGAGGGACATTCATCAAAGGGCCAATGATGACCTTGCAGATGCTGGGCTAGAAAAACTCCACCTTAGGTAACAACATGTGTGTTTGATATGAGAGCCCtgaaaaatgtgtaaatgtaTTCCCATCTCTGTCATTACAAACACGTAGCTTTCTGTTACTGGTATATCCTTCCCAAAGCTGTAATGTTCTTGATCTCTTCTATGTCGAATTCAGTTTTGGGAGCCTGATGTTATTGAGAAGTTACTTTCCCGgttttttgcattttcctggaGATTGAAGTCATGTTAAGTGTTTTCGTTGGTGCTTGTAGAAATTCATCTCAAGAGACTGGGATCAGCCTGTTTCCTCATGGCATAAATCTGCTTTGGGACTTCCCTCTCttggtttcatctttttttttttttttttctttctttttgccttcattCAAAGACTCTGTCACATTTGTTGTAGAACTCTGCTAGCTTGATTCttaacagtatatatatatatacgtatatatatatacgtatatatatatatatacgtatatatatatacgtatatatatatgtatatatacgtatatatatatatatatatatacacacacatacgtatatatatatatatatattttttttttttcagtaggaaGGGTCTTTTAAAGAGGATATGGTTTCAAATCTGGACTCTAATGtatcttttgtatgtttttaaaaccaGTTTATGCTTTTATGAATCTCTAAAGCTTGGGTTAGGTGAGTTTAGTCTATAAATCTGTTtagggttcctgttaagtttaaAGAACTGATTCAtagttaaatataattaaaaattattacttaaaaaaacacctACTAGATAGGATTGATGGTTTATGTGCTTGTCTTCTGAAAGTATATGAGCAATAttctatattttgtaattttttggtGGTATAGGTAGATACGAGTGATAAAAAGTACCCAAGAAAATGTTCTCTTGATGATGTAAAAGCTTaaagaggaagtggggagacACACGTGTAGCTATTTCCTTATCCCTGGTCTGTTACAGTGACTTCCTTATAGGCTCAAGCCAGTCCCCATCCCTATCCCTAATATTCCCTAGGGTCTCAGGCTCCAAGgtctttcagttatttttctagGAGGTCCTGTAGAAAAAAACCTCATTGGTCTATAGTTTGCctggattaaaattttaaaagttttattagtaagtcacacttaaaaaattattcaatatttgtaagagaaaatgaaaatgcatccCTATTAAATTCCTCAATCTTACTTGTTGGGAATCTACTATTAACAGTGGATTTTAGGCCGTGATTGTCCTGTGTTCCCTAGTGCCCATGGGAATTCTAATCTTTACACtacttctgtgtccctttctggGGCAGCCCACCCCAGTGGTACATGCCATCCCTTTCTCTAGTTCCTTATAGGGCCTTAGGCCTTGTTAACCTCTAGAATTCTGCATCTAGCTTTTGTTAATTACTAGTATACCTGTGGATTAGGCTTCATTTGACTTCCAGTTACTAGAAACTCAGCTTACTAAATGCCCTGTGTGTCTCAGGTTCTCCATGTCCCCATCTACCTCCAGGTGTCACAGACCTTGCAGGATCTTCTCATATTGCTAACCTTCTTGCCTACAGGAAACAATAAAATGCTCTTTTGTCCTTAGTGCCTTTAGGGGCTcatcttggtctctctctttcattgCTCTAACATCTAAAGGCAAGCCCCATCTTGCGTAGGGTTAGGGTCCTAGGTCAGCTccttgaaagtatttttaaattacccGTAAAGTGTGAAATCCACAGTTCTGTGTTTCTGACTTTAATATAAGCTTGTAAATAAATAGAACAACTGTGTAATGAAAAGTATACTTCCTGACCTAAAAAGCAGGTGAAAttgtattgtttaaaatgttaaaaagtgtCTCTTTCTCACATGTGTTTTGTTAAATCTATAGATATTACTTCTCCGCTGTATGTCCTTTTAGGCTACCAGATTCCTGTTCCATTCTCAATAGGGCCCTAGCTCCTATCTTtctaaatatgttatttatataaattctaaGCATCAATTGTGTTCATTTGtgtattgaacaaatatttatgagcACTGTTGAGGGC
The sequence above is drawn from the Neofelis nebulosa isolate mNeoNeb1 chromosome 2, mNeoNeb1.pri, whole genome shotgun sequence genome and encodes:
- the RRAGC gene encoding ras-related GTP-binding protein C, yielding MSLQYGAEETPLAGSYGAADSFPKDFGYGVEEEEEEAAAAAGGVGAGAGGGCGPGGADSSKPRILLMGLRRSGKSSIQKVVFHKMSPNETLFLESTNKIYKDDISNSSFVNFQIWDFPGQMDFFDPTFDYEMIFRGTGALIYVIDAQDDYMEALTRLHITVSKAYKVNPDMNFEVFIHKVDGLSDDHKIETQRDIHQRANDDLADAGLEKLHLSFYLTSIYDHSIFEAFSKVVQKLIPQLPTLENLLNIFISNSGIEKAFLFDVVSKIYIATDSSPVDMQSYELCCDMIDVVIDVSCIYGLKEDGSGSAYDKESMAIIKLNNTTVLYLKEVTKFLALVCILREESFERKGLIDYNFHCFRKAIHEVFEVGVTSHRSCGHQTSAPSLKALAHNGTPRNAI